The Treponema pectinovorum genome includes a window with the following:
- a CDS encoding TRAP transporter substrate-binding protein, which translates to MKKTLIAVSCAILAVAVGMTGCSKKAPEKMVLRYAENQPQDYPTTKAAYKFAELVEQKTNGRIHIDVYYGAQLGDEKSVIEQLQFGAIDFTRVSLSPLAEFDKSLNILQLPYLYKDAAQMWRVLEGDLGEKFLTNVSSSNLIGLSWFDAGARNFYNSKRPVTKLEDLKGLKIRVQESQLMMGMVNAVGANATPMAYGEVYSSLQTGVIDGAENNWPSYESTSHYEVAKYYVLDEHTRVPEMQMISKATWEKLSPADQKIVKECALESAKVERELWAAKEKASEEKVRAGGSTITQLEPGEKEKFQKAMAPLYAQYGAGYEDIIKAIQSK; encoded by the coding sequence ATGAAAAAAACACTCATTGCTGTTTCTTGTGCAATTCTCGCAGTTGCAGTTGGAATGACAGGCTGTTCAAAAAAGGCACCTGAAAAAATGGTTCTTCGCTATGCAGAAAATCAACCACAAGATTACCCTACAACAAAGGCTGCTTATAAATTTGCAGAACTTGTTGAACAAAAAACAAACGGTCGCATTCACATCGACGTTTATTATGGTGCTCAGCTTGGCGATGAAAAATCTGTAATCGAACAGCTTCAGTTTGGAGCAATCGATTTTACTCGTGTATCGCTTTCGCCACTTGCAGAATTTGATAAATCCCTCAATATTCTTCAGCTTCCATACCTTTACAAAGACGCAGCTCAAATGTGGAGAGTTCTTGAAGGCGACCTTGGAGAAAAATTCCTTACAAACGTAAGTTCTTCTAACTTGATTGGTCTTTCTTGGTTTGACGCTGGTGCTCGCAACTTCTACAACTCTAAACGCCCAGTTACAAAACTTGAAGATTTGAAAGGATTGAAGATTCGCGTTCAGGAATCTCAGTTGATGATGGGAATGGTAAACGCTGTTGGTGCAAATGCAACTCCTATGGCTTATGGCGAAGTTTACTCTTCTCTTCAGACTGGAGTAATTGACGGTGCAGAAAATAACTGGCCTTCTTACGAATCAACTTCTCACTACGAAGTTGCAAAATACTACGTGCTTGACGAACATACACGTGTTCCAGAAATGCAGATGATTTCTAAAGCTACTTGGGAAAAACTTTCTCCAGCAGATCAGAAAATCGTAAAAGAATGTGCTCTTGAGTCTGCAAAAGTTGAACGTGAACTTTGGGCTGCAAAAGAAAAAGCATCTGAAGAAAAAGTTAGAGCAGGTGGTTCTACTATAACTCAATTGGAGCCTGGTGAAAAAGAAAAATTCCAGAAGGCAATGGCTCCTCTTTATGCACAGTATGGTGCTGGATATGAGGATATAATCAAAGCTATTCAGAGTAAGTAA
- the bcp gene encoding thioredoxin-dependent thiol peroxidase, producing the protein MLNIGTKAPDFSLPDQNGVIHSLAEYAGKRLVLYFYPKDNTSGCTKQACSFAELYPNFKEKGVEILGVSKDSVQSHKKFEEKYELPFTLLSDTELTVIKAYDVWKEKKLYGKTYMGVVRTTYLIDENGMIIRAEEKVDAGKNANDTLKLL; encoded by the coding sequence ATGTTAAATATAGGAACAAAAGCTCCAGATTTTTCTTTGCCAGACCAAAATGGCGTTATTCATTCACTTGCTGAATATGCTGGAAAGCGTCTTGTTTTGTATTTTTATCCGAAGGACAATACTTCGGGATGTACAAAACAGGCGTGCTCTTTTGCAGAACTTTATCCTAATTTTAAAGAAAAAGGTGTTGAGATTTTAGGAGTGAGCAAGGATAGCGTTCAAAGTCATAAAAAGTTTGAAGAAAAATATGAACTTCCGTTTACGCTTCTTTCTGATACAGAATTGACTGTTATAAAAGCCTATGATGTCTGGAAAGAAAAAAAACTTTATGGCAAAACCTATATGGGCGTTGTGCGAACGACTTATCTTATAGATGAAAATGGAATGATAATTCGTGCAGAAGAAAAAGTGGACGCAGGTAAAAATGCAAACGACACTTTAAAACTTCTGTAA
- the mscL gene encoding large-conductance mechanosensitive channel protein MscL has protein sequence MKNLKDGFNSATKEFGAFKKFISRGNVVDMAVGVIIGGAFGKIVSSLVNDIVMPFLGLILGKINFANLTLKIGEVEIKYGNFIQTVIDFIIVAICIFIVIRLFERFKKKETETVEPPAAPVKSDETLLLEEIRDILKNK, from the coding sequence ATGAAAAATTTAAAAGATGGATTTAATTCTGCGACAAAAGAATTTGGTGCTTTTAAAAAATTTATTTCCAGAGGAAATGTCGTTGATATGGCCGTTGGTGTTATAATCGGCGGTGCGTTTGGAAAAATAGTAAGCAGCCTTGTGAATGACATTGTTATGCCATTTTTAGGATTGATTTTGGGAAAAATTAATTTTGCTAATTTGACTCTAAAAATAGGCGAAGTCGAAATAAAATACGGAAATTTTATTCAGACGGTTATTGATTTTATAATCGTTGCAATCTGTATTTTTATCGTGATTAGACTTTTTGAACGGTTTAAGAAGAAAGAAACAGAAACCGTTGAGCCACCAGCAGCACCTGTAAAATCTGATGAAACGCTTTTGCTTGAAGAAATAAGAGATATTTTAAAAAATAAATAA
- a CDS encoding AEC family transporter — protein MNHFVVLQQMVVILILVMGGFVCQRIGKVNETNKKFLSFLVVNIFNPALLISSVITNHEERDYTSVFVSFAMAIAMFAIFIIIGAFASRTQKEKSDRVTLNLMFIFSNLGFIGLPVIKNVLGDKYVIYNAIYNLVYNIVFYTYGISLTSTKKGFKLANLKGIFSIGTVGAVVAITLFFLNIRMPLIVEESVQYFGASCVPLALFMIGITLGEEKSLFGILKLKRNWIFVFVKMFIIPVVCAIGIKYLPIKEELKFLGLLMFAMPVGSLPLLLLAEKGWDCTFASNVTIMTTIVSVLSIPFVVFVYQFL, from the coding sequence ATGAATCATTTTGTAGTTTTACAGCAGATGGTAGTAATTTTGATACTCGTTATGGGAGGATTTGTCTGCCAGCGAATAGGAAAAGTTAATGAAACAAATAAAAAATTCCTTTCGTTTTTGGTTGTAAATATCTTTAATCCTGCACTTTTAATTTCCAGCGTAATAACAAATCATGAAGAAAGAGATTACACGAGTGTTTTTGTTTCTTTTGCAATGGCAATAGCGATGTTTGCAATATTCATCATCATTGGAGCGTTTGCATCGCGCACTCAAAAAGAAAAGTCAGACAGAGTTACATTAAATTTGATGTTCATATTTTCAAATTTGGGCTTTATTGGGCTTCCTGTAATAAAAAATGTCTTAGGCGACAAATATGTTATCTACAATGCAATATACAATCTTGTCTACAACATAGTTTTTTACACTTACGGAATTTCTTTAACGAGCACAAAAAAGGGTTTTAAACTTGCAAATTTAAAAGGCATTTTTTCTATTGGAACTGTAGGTGCAGTTGTTGCGATAACGCTTTTCTTTTTAAATATAAGAATGCCACTGATTGTAGAAGAATCTGTTCAATATTTTGGTGCAAGTTGCGTTCCTTTAGCGCTTTTTATGATAGGCATAACTTTAGGCGAAGAAAAAAGTCTCTTTGGAATATTAAAATTGAAGCGAAACTGGATTTTTGTATTCGTAAAAATGTTCATTATTCCTGTTGTGTGTGCAATCGGCATAAAATATTTGCCTATAAAGGAAGAATTAAAATTCTTAGGACTTTTGATGTTTGCAATGCCTGTAGGAAGTCTCCCTCTATTGCTTTTGGCAGAAAAAGGCTGGGACTGCACTTTTGCATCAAATGTGACAATAATGACAACAATAGTTTCTGTATTGTCGATTCCGTTTGTTGTTTTTGTCTATCAATTTTTATAA
- a CDS encoding MATE family efflux transporter, with translation MASIKGFAQIDLIKGNIFKSIILFTLPLLVSYIFQQLYNAADTVIIGRLLDENSLVAIGACAALYELLTGFGIGFGNGLSIVAARAYGAGNYESLKKITAASLFITFGITILIMVICQIWLKPMMILLKTPAEHLEEAYSYISVITFFCGVLFAYNLFAGMLRAIGNSVVPLIFLIFSSILNVILDIIFIKQTGGIKGAAIATVLSQFVSALLCLIYIFFKAKILVPSARHFLPDKKLYKDLIGQGLSMALMGSIVHTGTVILQTAINSLDAMIIAGHLCARKVFSLTNIPVVTLGFSVSTFVSQNFGANQIERIKKGVKIAIFITGIWTLILILPARFVVVPLIEFMTGSQNQTIIDYASKYIFFTIPFYLVLGGLLITRNALQGLGKKLLPLISSLIEFLGKVFFTYLIIPRIGSWGVILCEPLIWCAMLSQLLFVFIRLPIFRRKTV, from the coding sequence ATGGCTTCAATTAAAGGTTTTGCACAAATAGATTTAATAAAAGGAAACATTTTTAAATCTATAATTCTTTTTACTCTTCCTCTCTTGGTTTCCTATATTTTTCAGCAACTTTATAATGCTGCGGATACTGTAATAATAGGTCGCCTTCTTGATGAAAATTCTTTAGTTGCTATTGGTGCGTGTGCCGCTCTTTATGAACTTTTGACTGGATTTGGAATAGGCTTTGGGAACGGATTGAGCATCGTTGCAGCAAGGGCTTATGGAGCAGGCAATTATGAATCTTTAAAAAAAATAACTGCTGCATCACTTTTTATAACCTTTGGGATAACAATTCTTATAATGGTTATCTGTCAGATATGGTTAAAGCCAATGATGATTTTATTAAAAACGCCTGCCGAACATTTGGAAGAAGCATATTCATATATTTCTGTAATAACGTTTTTTTGTGGTGTGCTTTTTGCTTACAATCTTTTTGCAGGAATGCTTCGAGCGATTGGAAACTCTGTTGTCCCTCTTATATTTTTGATTTTTTCTTCAATATTAAACGTTATTTTAGACATAATTTTTATAAAGCAGACTGGAGGAATAAAAGGTGCTGCCATTGCTACTGTTTTGAGCCAATTTGTATCTGCTTTGCTTTGTTTGATTTATATTTTTTTTAAAGCAAAAATATTGGTTCCGTCGGCAAGACATTTTTTGCCAGATAAAAAATTGTACAAAGATTTAATTGGGCAGGGGCTTTCTATGGCGCTGATGGGCTCAATAGTACACACAGGAACAGTAATTCTTCAGACCGCGATAAATTCTTTAGATGCAATGATAATTGCAGGTCATCTTTGTGCTCGAAAAGTTTTTAGTTTAACAAATATTCCAGTAGTAACTTTGGGATTTTCTGTTTCTACTTTTGTTTCTCAAAATTTTGGTGCAAATCAAATTGAACGCATAAAAAAAGGTGTAAAAATTGCAATTTTTATAACAGGAATATGGACTTTAATTTTAATCTTACCTGCACGTTTTGTCGTGGTTCCTCTAATAGAATTTATGACAGGCTCCCAAAATCAAACGATAATCGATTATGCTTCAAAATATATATTTTTTACGATTCCTTTTTACTTGGTTCTTGGAGGACTTTTAATAACAAGAAATGCGTTGCAAGGGTTGGGGAAAAAATTGCTTCCGCTGATTTCTAGCCTTATAGAATTTTTGGGGAAGGTATTTTTTACATATTTGATAATTCCAAGAATTGGAAGTTGGGGCGTTATTTTGTGCGAACCGCTTATTTGGTGTGCAATGCTTTCTCAACTTCTGTTTGTATTTATTAGATTACCGATTTTTAGGAGAAAAACTGTATGA
- a CDS encoding ABC transporter ATP-binding protein: MPQIKLTNVTKRWGKFFGVDNLSMVIEDNAFVTLLGPSGCGKTTTLRMIAGLETPTSGKIEIGDTVVFDSEKGINIPANDRRVGFLFQNYALWPNMTVYKNIAFGLGNIKQELPIYDFEAKVSEQIVEILKSSVEVVELINNCRDKDGKIDEDKILLKLIDTFTISMFTAKKIFKMNLHEEEFPSKKAEELCKEYEAKIEKITSSYLEKGLSLNDDFALIQNGAKIKKLRKLTQEEIDLAVRRVSRVVKIGMFMDRYPSELSGGQQQRVAIARTLAPEPKVLFMDEPLSNLDAKLRLEMRYELQRLHIETGSTFVYVTHDQMEAMTLATKICLMNNGVLQQYDAPLDVYNRPKNLFVADFVGNPSINFIEAKGQQEGDEIKLKVFGEKDLVFKPSKSFNLEKWYEEREKNSLLAQKELEEASKQKGYVEKANKDEVFKYHIAKVVDEESVYATKEVPLDKGDFILAVRPEFIKLEKNAKFEGEISGAMPTGMESTIKISTGNFLLTGVVFGGTTFTIGSHQNFDFVGEGIMLFDRKSGKLITLGSVE; encoded by the coding sequence ATGCCACAGATAAAACTTACAAATGTTACAAAACGTTGGGGAAAATTTTTTGGTGTTGATAATTTAAGCATGGTTATAGAAGATAACGCTTTTGTTACTCTTTTAGGACCTTCTGGCTGTGGAAAAACAACTACTTTAAGAATGATTGCGGGGCTGGAAACTCCAACCAGCGGTAAAATCGAAATAGGCGACACTGTTGTTTTTGACAGCGAAAAAGGGATAAATATTCCAGCCAACGACAGAAGAGTTGGTTTCTTGTTCCAGAATTATGCGCTTTGGCCAAATATGACGGTTTATAAAAATATTGCTTTTGGTCTTGGAAACATAAAACAGGAATTACCAATCTATGATTTTGAAGCAAAGGTGAGCGAGCAGATTGTCGAAATCTTAAAAAGTTCTGTTGAAGTTGTTGAATTGATAAACAACTGTCGAGATAAAGACGGGAAAATTGATGAAGACAAGATTCTTTTAAAACTGATAGATACTTTTACAATTTCGATGTTCACTGCAAAAAAAATATTCAAAATGAATTTGCATGAAGAAGAATTTCCTTCAAAAAAAGCGGAAGAATTGTGCAAAGAATACGAAGCAAAGATTGAAAAAATTACTTCATCTTATCTTGAAAAAGGACTTTCACTGAATGATGATTTTGCTCTAATTCAAAATGGAGCGAAGATAAAAAAATTGCGAAAACTCACGCAGGAAGAAATAGATCTTGCAGTTCGCCGTGTAAGTCGTGTTGTAAAAATTGGAATGTTTATGGATCGCTATCCTTCGGAATTGAGTGGAGGACAGCAGCAGAGAGTTGCGATTGCTAGAACGCTTGCCCCAGAGCCAAAAGTTTTGTTTATGGATGAACCACTTTCCAATCTCGATGCAAAACTCAGACTCGAAATGCGATATGAACTTCAGCGTTTGCATATAGAAACTGGAAGCACCTTTGTTTATGTAACGCATGACCAAATGGAAGCGATGACGCTTGCAACAAAAATCTGTCTTATGAACAATGGTGTTTTGCAACAGTACGATGCTCCATTGGATGTTTATAACAGACCAAAAAATCTCTTCGTAGCAGATTTTGTCGGAAATCCTTCTATTAACTTTATAGAAGCAAAAGGTCAACAAGAAGGCGATGAAATTAAGTTAAAGGTTTTTGGTGAAAAGGATTTGGTATTTAAACCTTCAAAATCATTTAATCTTGAAAAATGGTATGAAGAACGCGAAAAGAATTCTTTGCTTGCACAAAAAGAATTAGAAGAAGCTTCTAAACAAAAAGGTTATGTTGAAAAAGCGAATAAAGATGAAGTTTTTAAATATCACATAGCAAAAGTAGTTGATGAAGAATCGGTTTATGCCACAAAAGAAGTGCCTTTAGATAAGGGAGATTTTATCCTTGCGGTTCGTCCTGAATTTATAAAATTAGAAAAAAATGCTAAATTCGAGGGCGAAATAAGTGGAGCAATGCCTACCGGTATGGAATCTACGATAAAAATCAGCACAGGAAATTTTCTTTTAACTGGAGTTGTATTTGGCGGAACAACATTTACTATTGGAAGCCATCAAAATTTTGATTTTGTAGGTGAAGGAATAATGCTTTTTGACAGGAAGAGTGGGAAGTTGATTACGCTAGGCAGCGTTGAATAG
- a CDS encoding ABC transporter permease, translated as MADTNLKVQLKLNKVKTFFNKPQNVILLLCGIVLSITTIAPILYLLQDTIAVHAGTVDSLKTGLKEGQITLYNWKDLIAGNLAKANLWKPMLNTILLSVFTCFIAIVYGGFFAYLITRTNMKLKKYLSAIFIFPYIMPQWTLAMVWRNAFNSNAVTGGSDGLLASLFNLHMPGWWCQGLFPSALVLGLHYAAFAYILIGGIFRNMDANLEEAATILNTPKWKTMLNVTIPLVKPAVLSTILLVFGSAMGSYPVPHYLNLETLSTKYVGLSSARAGQASVIAVMMMIFGIAILLLNQRSTSGRQSFTTVTGKSGQITKSNLGSFGKYFIALIFVVLTLFTSIYPIISFAIETFLPNPGDYSFLKTGDMSMLTTKWWTTSDTLGEYGLFGQLGMLYNVQIKKSFFGQLFVAVCCSLCAGTIGTFVGYAVSKNRRSKGASYVNSVAFLPYLMPSLSVGVAYLIFGKALSIGGTFLILILVGTVKYIPFASRSSLNSMLQLSGEIEESAIIHNIPWFKRMFGIIIPIQKNSILSGFLLPFMTCLRELTLFMLLCDQFKIMTTAMDYFDEMGLYAFSSGMNLILIITILFFNALVNKLTGASIDKGVGGN; from the coding sequence ATGGCCGATACAAATTTAAAAGTTCAACTTAAGTTAAATAAGGTAAAAACCTTTTTTAATAAACCACAGAACGTTATTCTTCTACTTTGTGGAATAGTTTTGTCTATAACTACGATTGCCCCAATTCTGTATCTTTTGCAGGACACAATCGCAGTTCATGCAGGAACTGTTGATTCTTTAAAAACTGGTTTAAAAGAAGGGCAAATAACTTTATATAACTGGAAAGATCTTATTGCAGGAAATCTTGCAAAGGCAAACCTTTGGAAACCTATGCTCAATACGATTCTCCTTTCGGTTTTTACCTGTTTTATAGCAATCGTTTATGGAGGATTTTTTGCTTATTTGATTACTCGCACTAATATGAAATTAAAAAAATACCTTAGTGCGATTTTTATTTTTCCTTATATTATGCCACAGTGGACTTTAGCGATGGTTTGGAGAAACGCTTTTAACAGCAACGCTGTAACTGGTGGCTCTGACGGACTTTTAGCGAGTCTTTTTAATTTACACATGCCTGGCTGGTGGTGTCAGGGGCTTTTTCCGTCTGCATTGGTATTGGGACTTCACTATGCAGCGTTTGCCTATATTTTGATAGGCGGAATTTTCAGGAATATGGATGCAAACCTTGAGGAAGCGGCAACCATTTTGAACACACCAAAATGGAAAACCATGTTAAATGTAACTATTCCTCTTGTAAAACCTGCTGTGCTCTCTACAATTCTTTTGGTTTTTGGAAGTGCAATGGGAAGTTATCCTGTTCCTCATTATTTAAATTTGGAAACACTTTCGACAAAATATGTTGGACTCAGTTCTGCAAGAGCAGGACAGGCGAGCGTTATCGCTGTAATGATGATGATTTTTGGAATTGCAATTCTTTTGTTAAATCAAAGGAGCACCTCTGGTCGTCAAAGTTTTACAACAGTAACAGGAAAATCCGGTCAAATAACTAAGTCGAACCTTGGAAGTTTTGGCAAGTATTTTATCGCTTTGATATTTGTGGTTTTAACTTTGTTTACAAGCATTTATCCAATTATTTCGTTTGCTATAGAAACATTTTTACCAAACCCAGGCGATTATAGTTTCTTAAAGACTGGAGATATGAGCATGCTGACAACAAAGTGGTGGACAACTTCCGACACTTTGGGCGAATATGGTCTTTTTGGTCAACTTGGAATGTTATACAACGTGCAGATAAAAAAATCATTTTTTGGTCAGCTTTTTGTAGCGGTTTGCTGTTCTTTATGTGCAGGAACTATCGGAACTTTTGTAGGTTATGCAGTCAGCAAAAATAGAAGAAGCAAAGGAGCTTCTTATGTAAATTCCGTTGCTTTTCTTCCTTATTTAATGCCTTCGCTTTCTGTTGGTGTTGCATATTTGATTTTTGGAAAAGCGCTTTCTATTGGCGGAACATTTTTAATATTGATTTTGGTTGGAACCGTAAAATACATTCCTTTTGCCAGCAGAAGTTCGCTCAATTCGATGCTGCAACTTTCTGGCGAAATTGAAGAATCCGCTATAATCCATAATATTCCGTGGTTTAAGCGAATGTTCGGCATTATAATTCCAATACAAAAAAATTCGATTCTTTCTGGATTTTTGTTGCCTTTTATGACCTGTTTAAGAGAGTTAACGCTCTTTATGTTGCTGTGCGACCAGTTCAAAATTATGACAACGGCAATGGATTATTTTGACGAAATGGGATTGTACGCTTTTTCAAGCGGAATGAACTTAATTTTGATTATTACTATTTTATTTTTTAACGCGCTCGTAAACAAACTTACTGGTGCAAGCATAGATAAGGGCGTAGGAGGTAACTAA
- a CDS encoding TfoX/Sxy family protein, with the protein MASTKEYLQFILEQLSDLKGITYRAMMGGYIIYYRGKIVGGIYDNRFLVKPIKSAMDYMQNSAYEKPYDGAKQMLLVDNIDDKNYLTGLFNAMYDELPGLKKK; encoded by the coding sequence ATGGCATCAACTAAAGAATACTTACAATTTATATTAGAGCAGTTATCCGACCTTAAAGGAATAACATACCGTGCAATGATGGGTGGGTACATTATCTATTATCGTGGAAAAATTGTTGGCGGTATTTACGATAACCGATTTCTTGTAAAACCGATAAAATCTGCAATGGATTATATGCAGAACAGCGCGTATGAAAAGCCATACGACGGTGCAAAACAAATGCTTCTTGTAGATAATATAGATGATAAAAACTATTTAACAGGTTTGTTTAATGCGATGTATGACGAATTGCCTGGACTTAAAAAGAAATAA
- a CDS encoding DUF1697 domain-containing protein, producing the protein MIALLRGVTPTGRNSIQKMSYCAEILENSGLSSVKTYIQSGNIIFSTEKDEAQVQKLIHDIILEKIGANLSVIIKKKGQLENAINECPFEKFLDASRIHLVFTNDKIDLLKLNAILQIDFGAELFAAGNHCLYMYLPREASKKVLNNTYLERKLGAVLTMRKINVVKRLVEMDE; encoded by the coding sequence TTGATTGCGTTGTTAAGGGGCGTAACTCCAACTGGAAGAAATAGTATTCAAAAGATGTCTTACTGTGCAGAAATTCTTGAAAATTCGGGCTTAAGCTCGGTCAAAACTTACATTCAAAGCGGAAATATTATTTTTTCAACGGAGAAAGACGAAGCACAAGTACAAAAACTCATACACGACATTATTTTAGAAAAAATAGGGGCTAATCTATCTGTTATAATAAAGAAAAAAGGGCAGTTGGAAAATGCCATAAACGAATGTCCATTCGAAAAATTTCTTGATGCTTCGAGGATTCATCTTGTTTTTACGAATGATAAAATTGATTTGCTAAAACTCAATGCTATTTTGCAAATCGACTTTGGTGCTGAACTTTTTGCAGCGGGAAATCACTGTCTTTATATGTATCTTCCGCGCGAAGCCTCAAAAAAAGTTTTGAACAACACCTATCTTGAGCGAAAACTAGGAGCCGTTTTGACAATGCGAAAAATTAATGTTGTAAAACGTCTTGTAGAAATGGATGAGTAA
- a CDS encoding potassium/proton antiporter — translation MTLLISFLIILAIISTKLSSKFGLPLLIGFILIGVVVGSDVLNLFYFDNADLTKRVADILLIFIIFDGGFRITKKAFTSVAGPSLTLATFGVALTAGILGLAIHFIFNFDLVYSLVISSIISSTDAAAVFMITKANPIKKNLATTLNIESAANDPMAIILTITFIQIATGSFSSPFLAIIKLLWQFAGGVLVGYVCFRVSHFMFDRLNSDSRGDYSVLLIGCILLTYGLSDLLGANGIISVFFMGYWLGNSQFPAKRYVTSFLESISTIFNMALFIMLGLLAFPHRFVNIWKDALIIVAVMMFVARPFAVLISTIPFKYSLKEKTFLMWGGIKGAVPIVLATYPMAAGIDSNGFIFDTIFFAVFLSCLIQGMTLAPLSKLFKFTEKRKVDSPHTVELHSLKSSEIDMFEVTVDEKSANIDKKISELNFDKDVLISSIVRDGQIIFPKGDTKLKENDILYILTHSSKIKEVKKSINVTKPAIASEG, via the coding sequence ATGACTTTGCTAATCTCTTTTTTGATTATTCTTGCGATTATTTCCACAAAACTTAGTTCAAAATTTGGGCTTCCGCTCCTGATTGGGTTTATTCTGATTGGTGTCGTCGTGGGAAGCGATGTACTCAATCTTTTTTATTTTGACAATGCGGATTTAACAAAACGAGTTGCTGATATTCTTTTGATTTTTATTATTTTTGACGGCGGATTTAGAATTACAAAAAAAGCGTTCACCAGCGTTGCAGGTCCGTCTTTAACGCTCGCGACTTTTGGTGTTGCGCTGACGGCAGGAATTTTAGGATTAGCGATTCACTTTATCTTTAATTTTGACCTTGTTTATTCGCTTGTAATTTCTTCTATTATTTCTTCGACCGACGCCGCCGCTGTTTTTATGATTACAAAGGCGAATCCCATAAAAAAGAATTTGGCGACAACTCTCAATATTGAGTCCGCAGCTAACGACCCTATGGCAATTATTCTGACTATAACATTTATTCAGATTGCGACTGGATCTTTTAGTTCACCTTTTTTGGCAATCATAAAACTTTTGTGGCAGTTTGCTGGCGGAGTTCTTGTGGGATACGTCTGCTTCAGAGTGTCGCATTTTATGTTCGATAGGCTCAATTCTGATTCTCGCGGAGATTACAGCGTGCTTTTAATAGGATGCATTTTGCTAACTTATGGACTTTCTGATTTATTAGGGGCGAACGGAATAATTTCTGTGTTTTTTATGGGCTACTGGCTTGGAAATTCGCAGTTCCCGGCGAAAAGATATGTTACAAGTTTTTTAGAAAGCATTTCTACGATTTTTAATATGGCGCTGTTCATAATGCTTGGACTTTTGGCGTTTCCTCATCGTTTTGTGAATATATGGAAAGACGCTTTAATAATTGTCGCGGTTATGATGTTCGTTGCTCGCCCTTTTGCAGTCCTTATTTCCACAATCCCTTTTAAATACTCACTCAAAGAAAAAACATTTTTGATGTGGGGCGGTATAAAAGGTGCAGTTCCTATTGTACTGGCAACTTATCCAATGGCAGCAGGAATAGACAGCAATGGTTTTATTTTTGATACAATTTTCTTTGCGGTATTTTTGTCTTGTCTTATTCAGGGAATGACGCTTGCTCCGCTTTCAAAATTGTTTAAGTTTACAGAAAAGCGCAAGGTTGATTCGCCACACACAGTTGAACTTCACTCGTTAAAGTCGAGCGAAATTGATATGTTTGAAGTTACAGTCGATGAAAAATCTGCAAATATCGATAAAAAAATCTCTGAACTCAATTTTGATAAGGATGTTTTAATAAGTTCTATTGTTCGCGATGGGCAAATTATTTTTCCAAAAGGAGATACTAAACTCAAAGAAAACGACATTCTTTATATATTAACTCATTCATCAAAAATTAAGGAAGTAAAAAAGAGTATAAATGTGACAAAGCCAGCGATTGCTTCAGAGGGGTGA
- a CDS encoding EamA family transporter, whose amino-acid sequence MWLLFAILSAVFAALTSILAKVGIDSVNSNLATAIRTVVVVLMAWGMVFLTHAQSGLAEIGKKSWLFLILSGLATGASWLCYYKALQMGEVSKVAPVDKLSIVITWVLALIFLQEQFTAKSFIGCVLIGIGTFVMAL is encoded by the coding sequence ATGTGGCTGTTATTTGCAATTTTATCCGCTGTGTTTGCGGCACTTACATCGATTTTGGCAAAGGTGGGAATAGATTCCGTCAATTCAAATCTTGCGACGGCCATTCGCACGGTTGTAGTTGTTTTGATGGCTTGGGGAATGGTGTTTTTAACTCATGCTCAAAGCGGTTTGGCAGAAATCGGGAAAAAAAGCTGGCTCTTTTTGATATTGTCCGGACTTGCGACAGGAGCGTCGTGGCTATGTTATTACAAAGCTTTGCAAATGGGTGAAGTTTCAAAAGTTGCTCCTGTCGATAAATTAAGCATTGTAATTACCTGGGTTTTAGCGCTCATATTTTTGCAGGAGCAATTTACCGCAAAATCTTTTATCGGCTGCGTTTTAATCGGAATTGGAACTTTTGTGATGGCTTTGTAG